In Vibrio mangrovi, the DNA window AATTGACATGCATGTGTCAAATCTGAGGAAAAAACTGCCTGAAAGAGCAGATGGCAAAGCCCGGATCAAAACGCTTCGGGGACGTGGCTATCTAATGATTGAGGAGGGCTAATGAATCTTCCCAAGTTCAATAGTCTCTATGGCCGGATCTTTGCCATCTTCTGGTTCACCATGCTGCTCATCCTGATAGTGGTACTTTCACTTCCCAGCCTTGATCCGAGAAAATCCAGAGATTTGCCCGGAGCCGAGCTTCACCGCCTGACCGAGGTCAAAGAGAATCTTGAGCTGACATTTGCCGGTGAACAGAATCTGGCCGTCATTCTGATGCAATTGTCCAACCGGGCAAACCGTCGCCCAAGACTTCATGGTGACGACCGGGATAGATATCATCTGTTTCTGACAGATATGGAGGGGAATATACTCACCCTTTCCGGAAATCAGGAAGTCAGAAGCCGGGCACTACAAAATTTTATTACTGGCATCGAATCTGTCGACCATCCTCAGCAACGACTTTATGGTCACTTCCTGATGACCGGGCCACTGCCGATTCAACTCGCCAACCGTTCCTTATTGTTATATGTCGCTTTTCCGGGAAACCGACCTCCACCTTTTTTCGTACGCCTGCTGGATAATCCTGTTTCTTTCTTACTGGTTGTCATGCTCATCAGCACCCCTTTACTGCTATGGCTGGCCTGGGCACTGAGCCAACCGGCCCAGAAACTGGCTCAGGCATCACAACGCGTTGCCCGGGGAGAATTTCAGGTCGATCACTCACTGGAACAGGGAACCGCTGAATTTCGTCAGGCCGGGAAGAGCTTCAATCATATGGTTGAAGCCGTCAATGGTATGATTTCCGGGCAACAACGGCTTCTGTCCGACATATCTCATGAACTTCGTTCTCCGCTCACGCGCTTAAGAATGGCAACCGCACTAGCAACCCGGAAGCAGGGAGAAAGTCCCGAACTGGAAAGAATTGATACCGAAGCTCAGCGTCTGGAACAGATGATCGGAGAGCTTCTGGAGCTTTCCAGAATGCAGCTCAACAGCCATATGAATCAGGAAATCCAGCCTCTTTCCAGTCTGTGGGAGACCTTACTTGAGGATGCCCTCTTCGAAGCGGAGCAAATGTCGAAAAAACTCACCTACACGGCTATTCCTGAACGCAAAATATCCGGAAACCCTCAGCTTCTGATGAGTGCTGTCGAGAATATCATCCGCAATGCTATCAACTATGGGAAAGACCAGATTCAGGTGACATTCCGCGATACGCCTCAGCAGTTGACTGTGATCGTAGAAGATAATGGTGAAGGCGTTCCGGACGATGAATTAGAAGATATTTTCCGGCCATTCTACCGAGTCTCGACGGCGAGAGACCGGCATAGTGGCGGTACAGGACTGGGTCTCGCGATTACCGAAAGTGCCATCCGGCAACATAACGGTCATATCGAGGCCAGCCGGAGTCCGATGGGCGGCTTGATGATAACTCTGACACTCCCGCTCAGTGATAAAACATGATGAGATAACCCTTCTGCGAAATTGCGCCCCCAGCCCCGAGTACACCACATTCGCATCCGGGACAGATTTGGGTATATACTTCCAGACCCCGAAAGTCACCAATGAATCCGTTATGTTTGAGATTGCCCTATACGAGCCGGAAATTGCACCAAATACCGGTAATATCATCCGCTTATGTGCCAACTGCGGAGCAACACTCCATCTGATTGAACCTTTAGGATTTGATCTGGAAGAAAAGAAAGTCCGCCGGGCCGGATTAGACTACCACGATCTGGCTCGAGTGAAGCGTCATCAAAACTATCCGGCATTTCTTGAATACCTGCAACAGGAACATCCGGTGCACCGGATCTTTGCCTGTACGACCAAGACAACTGGACATCACACCGATGCCAGCTTTCAGGAAGGCGATGTTTTACTCTTCGGTCCGGAAACCCGTGGGCTACCGGCAGAAGTGATTGATAACCTGCCGGCATCGCAACGTATCAGAATTCCGATGGTGCCGGATTCCCGCAGCCTTAACCTGTCGAATGCGGTTGCAATTATTGCATTTGAAGCCTGGCGGCAGATGGGGTTCAACGGCGCAGTGTAAACTCTTCAGCGCCGTTCAGGATTAATTCAATTTGTCATGCTTATCATGGTTGTCTTTACGATCAAACTCACCTTCATAAGTATTTCCCCGGTGATGCGACGTTTCATGCTCTCCGGGCCCGAACGGCTGCTGAAAATTACCCTGAACAGAGACTTTATCCATCAGTTTCCGGGCCAGTAAAGCCCGCGGCCCCGGCAGCAATACAACCATTCCCATCAGGTCGGTCAGAAATCCGGGCGTCAGCAACAATACACCGGCAACAGCCAGCAATACACCTTCGAGAATCTGTTGCGCCGGAAGTTCACCATCCTGTAATCGCTGTTGCATGGTCAACAACGTCTGTAATCCCTGACTTCGCACCAAAGAGGCACCGACAAACGCAGTAATCAGGACCAAACCAATCGTTGGCCATAATCCCAGAAACCCTCCAACCTGAATAAATAAACCGATTTCAATAATCGGAACGGCAATAAACAAAAATAAGATAAAGGGAAACACAGAGCCTCCTGTTATGGTTCCGGAAACCTGTCGAGTGTAACGAAATCCATCAACAAAGCCGACCCTTGTGTTTCACTTGCTTACTATTTTGAGAGATTCCCCGGCTTTGAAACGTCAGAAAGCAGACTTTCCCCGGGCCGTTTCTGGAATATCGGCTGGCGTTCATGGATTTTGTCATACACGATATAGCCTCTAAACTCACCAGAGGTGAACAAAATTTAACCGCAAAAGGTTCTGCACGCTCTGGCATCCTCACTAATCCTGATCTAAGTTTTAATAAAGAAATAGTCAGTTAGTCGCATAATGAACAGAGCCAAAAGAACAATAAAGAAAATGGTATTCCTATGGCTGGGTCTGGCAGTTATCCCTTTCGGATACTATCTCCACCTCAGCTATGAAGCACACCAGTTTTTTATTCGTCAGCTCGAAACTCAGAGTAAACAATATCTTGAACATGTCGATGCCAAAGCAACTCTGCTGAGCACCCGGATTCAACAAAACTTTTCCCAGCTCAGCCAGTCACCTCTGTTGCGTGACTTTGCAATCACAGGTAATCCTGTCTACCGCGATTACCTCAAGAACCAGTGGTATCTGACCGCTGCAAACGTGAAATTTTTCTACCAACTGCGTTATCTTAATAAACAGGGGAAGGAAATTATCCGTATCGACTATACCCCACAAATGAGCCATCCCTATATCGTGCCGGATAATGCGTTACAGAATAAAGGGAAACGGGATTATTTTTATTATGCGCAACGACTGGCTTCAGGAGAGCAGGGATATTTCGGTATCGATCTGGAAAGAGAGTTCGGTCAGTTGGTGATCCCATACAAACCCGGCTTCAGAATGATTTATCCTATCGATAATCAACAACAACGTCTGGGATACTTTATTGCTAACCTTGAAGTCCTGAGGCTCATTCAGGAAATCACATCCAATGACCTCGGCTACTCGATTGATTTTATTGACCAGAGTGGTTATTACATCCTCAGCGATAACAAAGAAAAACTTTTTGGCCGGCTGGTCAAAGAAAGAGAAAACTACAACCTTGCCTATGAAAATCCCAAACTCTGGGAATACATCCATCAGGCCTCCAAGCAGTCCGGCAGCTACCAGACACCCGAAGGTTTGTATGTCTTTCAGCCATTTCAGGCGTCACTATTTGGCAACGGTCATGATATGACTCTGCTGGCAATGTATCCTCAGTCACTCATCACACATGGTTTTGCTCAAAGAGACCGTGAAATCCGGACAGCAGCAACCACACTGTTCCTCTTTTTCGGTATCATTGCCGGTGTTTTTGCTCTGTTGTGGGAAGCTTATTTAAGAAACAGGCTGGAACAAACCTTCAATCAGGTTGTTCTTGATAACAGTGTTGCTGTCGCCCTCACGAATGCACAGCACATTATCCTCCGGGCAAACGTACGTTTTTGTGAACTTTTCAGTACCGAGCAATCAGAACTACAGGGAAAAAACATTCTCGACCTACAACCTTCTAAAGCTCAATATCACAATATTCTCAAACATCTCCGCACAACCGGTGAGTGGCAGGGTCAAGTCCATATCGGTGAAAACGATCCACCACATGTCTGTAAAGTGGAAGTCCGGGCTCTGGAAGGCACCGTCAGAAAAATCAGCCATTATGTTTATTCGTTCAGTGATATATCAGAGCATTACAATGCCATACTGGAACTCAAGGAGAGAAATGACCGGGACTTGCTGACTGCACTGTGGAATAAAAAGAAATTCAGTCAAACCCTGCTGCACTATTCAAGGTTACAGGAAAGATATGGTGATCAGCCTAAGAGCAGTCTGGCCATTATTGATATTGATAATTTCAAACGTATCAACGACACCTATGGGCATGCAATTGGTGATCAGGTGCTCCTTCGTCTCGCCAATCAGCTTCTCTCCATTTTACGCGATACTGATTTTGTCTCCAGAATCGGCGGTGACGAGTTTGCCGTTATCATTCAGCATGCCGATGTGAAAACATCGCAAAAATTGATGGTGCGAATCTGTCACGCCATCGAATCATGGCATGAATATGATACAACAGTCAGTATCGGTATTGCCGAAATCACGTCCAGTCACAACCAATCCTTCGTCAATGCAGATAAGGCACTCTATCGTTCTAAAAGAAAAGGAAAAAACTGTGTTTCTGCTCATGGAATCGAACAATTGACCGTTGTGCAAAACAATCAAAGCCAATAAAGTAGTCACCGGTAGTGAAAAAGGTGATCAAGTTACTTTTTTTATCCAGTAGACTCAGTATGATGTGCTACGCGTTTAGGTCGGATTTCCAAACGTTAACACTACCAGAATGGATTCTTTGAAGAATTAATCCCTATAAATTGATAACTACGAAGTTAAGTTACCTAAGGATCCTATACTATGGCTACCCTATCTGAAGCAGTCGCAGAAACCGCTACCCGTCTAGAAGAAGATTTACTCGGTGAACGTCATGTCCCTGCCGATGCGTATTACGGTATTCACACGTTACGCGCTATAGAAAACTTCAATATCTCCAATGTCACCATTTCAGATGTTCCTGAATTTGTTCGTGGCATGGTCATGACAAAAAAAGCGGCGGCACTTGCTAATAAAGAACTAGGAGTGATTCCAAAAGAGGTCGCATCATATATCATTCAGGCATGTGATATGATCCTCGAAACAGGGAAGTGTATGGATCAATTCCCGTCAGATGTTTTTCAGGGCGGCGCAGGAACTTCGGTCAATATGAATGCGAACGAAGTGATTGCCAACCTTGCTCTGGAACTGATGGGCAAAGAAAAAGGACAATACGATGTGATCAACCCTAATGATCATGTCAACAAGAGTCAATCAACCAACTGTGCTTACCCAACCGGGTTCCGTATTGCAGTATTTAATAGCGTACGAAAGCTGGTTAGTGCAGTGGGTTACCTCAAAGAAGCATTTGAAATCAAGAGCAAAGAGTTCGACAGCATCCTCAAAATGGGCCGCACTCAATTGCAAGATGCCGTACCTATGACTGTCGGTCAGGAATTCCACGCATGGGCGGTTACATTAAATGAAGAAATCCGGGCGCT includes these proteins:
- a CDS encoding tRNA (cytidine(34)-2'-O)-methyltransferase, with amino-acid sequence MFEIALYEPEIAPNTGNIIRLCANCGATLHLIEPLGFDLEEKKVRRAGLDYHDLARVKRHQNYPAFLEYLQQEHPVHRIFACTTKTTGHHTDASFQEGDVLLFGPETRGLPAEVIDNLPASQRIRIPMVPDSRSLNLSNAVAIIAFEAWRQMGFNGAV
- the cpxA gene encoding envelope stress sensor histidine kinase CpxA; translated protein: MNLPKFNSLYGRIFAIFWFTMLLILIVVLSLPSLDPRKSRDLPGAELHRLTEVKENLELTFAGEQNLAVILMQLSNRANRRPRLHGDDRDRYHLFLTDMEGNILTLSGNQEVRSRALQNFITGIESVDHPQQRLYGHFLMTGPLPIQLANRSLLLYVAFPGNRPPPFFVRLLDNPVSFLLVVMLISTPLLLWLAWALSQPAQKLAQASQRVARGEFQVDHSLEQGTAEFRQAGKSFNHMVEAVNGMISGQQRLLSDISHELRSPLTRLRMATALATRKQGESPELERIDTEAQRLEQMIGELLELSRMQLNSHMNQEIQPLSSLWETLLEDALFEAEQMSKKLTYTAIPERKISGNPQLLMSAVENIIRNAINYGKDQIQVTFRDTPQQLTVIVEDNGEGVPDDELEDIFRPFYRVSTARDRHSGGTGLGLAITESAIRQHNGHIEASRSPMGGLMITLTLPLSDKT
- a CDS encoding GGDEF domain-containing protein; the encoded protein is MVFLWLGLAVIPFGYYLHLSYEAHQFFIRQLETQSKQYLEHVDAKATLLSTRIQQNFSQLSQSPLLRDFAITGNPVYRDYLKNQWYLTAANVKFFYQLRYLNKQGKEIIRIDYTPQMSHPYIVPDNALQNKGKRDYFYYAQRLASGEQGYFGIDLEREFGQLVIPYKPGFRMIYPIDNQQQRLGYFIANLEVLRLIQEITSNDLGYSIDFIDQSGYYILSDNKEKLFGRLVKERENYNLAYENPKLWEYIHQASKQSGSYQTPEGLYVFQPFQASLFGNGHDMTLLAMYPQSLITHGFAQRDREIRTAATTLFLFFGIIAGVFALLWEAYLRNRLEQTFNQVVLDNSVAVALTNAQHIILRANVRFCELFSTEQSELQGKNILDLQPSKAQYHNILKHLRTTGEWQGQVHIGENDPPHVCKVEVRALEGTVRKISHYVYSFSDISEHYNAILELKERNDRDLLTALWNKKKFSQTLLHYSRLQERYGDQPKSSLAIIDIDNFKRINDTYGHAIGDQVLLRLANQLLSILRDTDFVSRIGGDEFAVIIQHADVKTSQKLMVRICHAIESWHEYDTTVSIGIAEITSSHNQSFVNADKALYRSKRKGKNCVSAHGIEQLTVVQNNQSQ
- a CDS encoding FxsA family protein; this encodes MFPFILFLFIAVPIIEIGLFIQVGGFLGLWPTIGLVLITAFVGASLVRSQGLQTLLTMQQRLQDGELPAQQILEGVLLAVAGVLLLTPGFLTDLMGMVVLLPGPRALLARKLMDKVSVQGNFQQPFGPGEHETSHHRGNTYEGEFDRKDNHDKHDKLN